The following are encoded together in the Panicum virgatum strain AP13 chromosome 6K, P.virgatum_v5, whole genome shotgun sequence genome:
- the LOC120712472 gene encoding uncharacterized protein LOC120712472 isoform X2 — protein sequence MALARRLLRLRPHLATLPLPPPSPPRLLQSRTYISDMRRSALVDRLLRSVRSEISFLDNSAPPPSPPAPAPFAVEDCPGEQWARLRRVFPAAEGEEEEVRVDATLVDGALPPSRSGADTGGQPRLHISVKVEVSKAARPGVALNFECSAWPDEMEVQRVFPVRRGGPSPLRQYVGRQFSCCFGCLVMVLLVIKRRYVLVIAEIEDGVNCDQLIIREVKYLGTGKLS from the exons ATGGCGCTGGCACGGCGGCTGCTCCGCCTGCGCCCCCACCTCGCCACGCTCCCGCTCCCTCCCCCCAGCCCCCCGCGCCTCCTCCAGTCCCGCACCTACATCTCCGACATGCGCCGGTCCGCCCTCGTCGACCGCCTCCTCCGCTCCGTCCGCTCCGAGATCTCCTTCCTCGACaactccgcgccgccaccatcgcctcCGGCCCCCGCGCCCTTCGCCGTCGAGGACTGCCCCGGCGAGCAGTGGGCCCGCCTGCGTCGCGTGTTCCCTGCGGCcgagggggaggaagaggaggtcaGGGTGGACGCCACATTGGTCGACGGCGCGCTGCCGCCCTCCCGCTCTGGCGCGGACACGGGCGGCCAGCCCAGGTTGCACATCAGCGTCAAGGTCGAGGTCTCCAAGGCCGCGCGGCCAGGGGTGGCGCTCAACTTCGAGTGCTCCGCGTGGCCTGACGAGATGGAGGTGCAGAGGGTCTTCCccgtccgccgcggcggcccttCGCCGCTGCGGCAGTACGTCGGCCGCCAATTCAG TTGCTGCTTCGGATGTTTGGTAATGGTCTTGCTAGTGATAAAAAGGCGCTACGTGCTTGTTATTGCTGAAATTGAGGATGGTGTGAATTGTGATCAACTGATCATTCGTGAGGTTAAGTACTTGGGCACGGGGAAAT TGAGTTAG
- the LOC120712472 gene encoding uncharacterized protein At2g39795, mitochondrial-like isoform X1, with protein MALARRLLRLRPHLATLPLPPPSPPRLLQSRTYISDMRRSALVDRLLRSVRSEISFLDNSAPPPSPPAPAPFAVEDCPGEQWARLRRVFPAAEGEEEEVRVDATLVDGALPPSRSGADTGGQPRLHISVKVEVSKAARPGVALNFECSAWPDEMEVQRVFPVRRGGPSPLRQYVGRQFSELDEEMQSAVRDYLEQRGVNDELAAFLHAYMENKEHSELIRWLKNVELHVKK; from the exons ATGGCGCTGGCACGGCGGCTGCTCCGCCTGCGCCCCCACCTCGCCACGCTCCCGCTCCCTCCCCCCAGCCCCCCGCGCCTCCTCCAGTCCCGCACCTACATCTCCGACATGCGCCGGTCCGCCCTCGTCGACCGCCTCCTCCGCTCCGTCCGCTCCGAGATCTCCTTCCTCGACaactccgcgccgccaccatcgcctcCGGCCCCCGCGCCCTTCGCCGTCGAGGACTGCCCCGGCGAGCAGTGGGCCCGCCTGCGTCGCGTGTTCCCTGCGGCcgagggggaggaagaggaggtcaGGGTGGACGCCACATTGGTCGACGGCGCGCTGCCGCCCTCCCGCTCTGGCGCGGACACGGGCGGCCAGCCCAGGTTGCACATCAGCGTCAAGGTCGAGGTCTCCAAGGCCGCGCGGCCAGGGGTGGCGCTCAACTTCGAGTGCTCCGCGTGGCCTGACGAGATGGAGGTGCAGAGGGTCTTCCccgtccgccgcggcggcccttCGCCGCTGCGGCAGTACGTCGGCCGCCAATTCAG TGAGTTAGATGAGGAGATGCAAAGTGCGGTGCGAGATTACTTGGAGCAAAGAGGAGTGAACGATGAGCTTGCAGCGTTCCTGCATGCGTACATGGAAAACAAGGAACATAGTGAACTTATAAGATGGTTGAAGAACGTTGAACTCCATGTCAAAAAGTGA
- the LOC120712474 gene encoding Golgi SNAP receptor complex member 1-1-like, with protein MEASSWDALRKQARKLEAQLDDQLNAYRKLASMKSDDSENHVESDIERSLKQLQQVNSQMQAWVSSGGSELLSHTLTRHMEILQDLSQEFFRLRSSLRAKQQHASLLDFRDFDRASFDVEEAADSSDQSLLKEQAAITRSTGQMDNVISQAHTALGALMSQRSTFGGITTKISSVGNRLPMINQILSSIRRKKSMDTIILSLVASVCAFLIFIYWLSK; from the exons ATGGAGGCGTCTTCGTGGGACGCTCTCCGCAAGCAG GCAAGGAAGCTAGAAGCTCAGTTAGACGACCAACTGAACGCATACCGGAAATTGGCTTCTATGAAATCCGATGATTCAGAGAATCACGTCGAGTCTGATATAGAAAGATCACTGAAGCAACTTCAGCAAGTAAATTCTCAGATGCAGGCCTGGGTATCATCAGGAGGCTCAGAACTCCTTTCTCACACCTTGACTCGACATATGGAGATTTTGCAGGATCTTTCACAG GAATTCTTCCGCCTCCGATCAAGTCTCAGAGCAAAGCAGCAACATGCTTCCCTCCTTGATTTTAGAGATTTTGACAGAGCAAGCTTTGATGTTGAAGAGGCTGCAGATTCCTCCGATCAATCTCTCCTAAAAGAACAAGCAGCAATCACCCGAAGTACTGGACAG ATGGATAATGTGATATCGCAAGCTCACACAGCCCTAGGTGCCCTTATGTCACAACGATCGACATTCGGTGGAATCACTACAAAAATTAGCAGCGTTGGCAATCGGCTCCCTATG ATCAATCAGATCCTGTCATCAATCAGAAGGAAGAAATCGATGGACACAATTATTCTTTCATTAGTTGCCTCTGTTTGTGCATTTCTTATTTTCATCTACTGGTTGTCAAAATAG
- the LOC120712475 gene encoding temperature-induced lipocalin-1-like, translated as MAMRVVRNLDLERYAGRWYEIACFPSAFQPKTGTNTRATYALNPDSTVRVLNETWTDGRRGHIEGTAWRADPAGDEAKLRVRFFVPPFLPVFPVTGDYWMLHVDEDYQHALVGQPSRKYLWILCRQPHMDEAVYDELVKRADEEGYDVSRLRGTAHPDPPPESEASPRDGGTWWLKSLFGK; from the exons ATGGCCATGCGGGTGGTGCGGAACCTGGACCTGGAGCGGTACGCGGGGCGGTGGTACGAGATCGCGTGCTTCCCGTCGGCGTTCCAGCCCAAGACGGGCACCAACACCCGCGCCACCTACGCGCTCAATCCGGACAGCACCGTGCGGGTGCTCAACGAGACGTGGAccgacggccgccgcggccacatCGAGGGCACGGCGTGGCGCGCCGAcccggccggcgacgaggccaAGCTCCGGGTCCGCTTCTTCGTGCCGCCCTTCCTCCCCGTCTTCCCCGTCACCGGCGACTACTGGATGCTCCACGTCGACGAGGACTACCAGCACGCGCTCGTCGGCCAGCCCTCCAGGAAGTACCTCTGG ATCCTGTGCAGGCAGCCGCACATGGACGAGGCCGTGTACGACGAGCTGGTGAAGCGGGCCGACGAGGAGGGGTACGACGTGTCGAGGCTCCGCGGGACGGCACACCCGGACCCGCCGCCGGAGAGCGAGGCGAGCCCCAGGGACGGCGGGACGTGGTGGCTCAAGTCCCTCTTTGGCAAGTag
- the LOC120713450 gene encoding agamous-like MADS-box protein AGL29, producing the protein MAPPRRPSMGRQKIEIRRIESDEARQVCFSKRRAGLFKKASELSILCGADVAAVVFSPAGKAFSFGHPSVESILDRFLDTSPGAGAGLSSAGDHAVSELNRQYGELRAQLDDEKVRQERADETIRKERAARSQAMAWLDADLGAMGHDDLVAFWGALIGVQAAVAASADQLLRDALLVGCRGRQPPQLAGGVAFDVAAFGVGMQPPPGLAGVDLNGFGGQATILGPSF; encoded by the coding sequence ATGGCGCCTCCTCGCAGGCCGAGCATGGGGCGGCAGAAGATCGAGATCCGGCGCATCGAGAGCGATGAGGCGCGTCAGGTGTGCTTCTCCAAGCGCCGCGCGGGGCTTTTCAAGAAGGCCAGCGAGCTCTCCATCCTCTGTGgcgccgacgtcgccgccgtcgtctttTCCCCCGCCGGCAAGGCCTTCTCCTTTGGCCACCCCTCCGTCGAGTCCATCCTCGACCGCTTCCTCGACACCTCGCCTGGGGCGGGGGCCGGCCTCTCCTCCGCGGGCGACCACGCCGTCTCTGAGCTGAACCGCCAGTATGGCGAGCTGCGTGCGCAGCTGGACGACGAGAAGGTGCGGCAGGAGCGCGCCGACGAGACCATCCGGAAGGAGAGGGCCGCGAGGAGTCAAGCGATGGCGTGGCTCGATGCGGACCTTGGCGCCATGGGCCACGACGACCTGGTCGCGTTCTGGGGCGCGCTGATAGGCGTGCaggccgcggtggcggccagCGCCGACCAGCTGCTGCGTGACGCGCTGCTCGTCGGGTGCAGGGGGCGGCAGCCGCCCCAGCTTGCCGGTGGCGTGGCCTTTGACGTCGCTGCGTTCGGCGTTGGCATGCAGCCGCCtccggggctcgccggagtcgaCCTGAACGGATTCGGAGGACAGGCTACAATCCTCGGCCCCTCCTTTTGA
- the LOC120712476 gene encoding poly(A)-specific ribonuclease PARN-like isoform X1, with amino-acid sequence MAAPRAAAASAKQVTRRNFAEAARELGAHLESCDYVAVAAQKTGAPTGWRRALPVDTAETAYLKAKVAAESFQPLQIAVCPFLLRNSSPSTLVAYPYNFHIFPRDELQLGMPSYSFYCQSSYLSTMANAGFDFNMCIYDGISYLSRVQESFARQKICTPHVRPLLPLQSTSVADSVFKSRIKSRIMHWRKGYAEPNKKDDGSLVSSLSRLILGGETYGSRPSISIDVCSDHQVQLVLEAVNHISDDLVPLVVPDKVGAARAVCVIFTSSKEDKNLLLMDIQQSEEEKFCGFREVIDLLSSSQKPIVSYNCLNDLTMMHSKFVAPLPPNMHEFMCSLKMVFSSVVDVSHLWRQIGPLRKAKNIQAALSYLQRQYFVPMEIKIPEQDDTSGVTKNEQNVLRITKLFAKLSNLLKIGPECQLQSGEQYAAVEEYCNVFYPSCMIEDSDDVDFADEPDTAKVVSTENIVFLWGFRGKSVKELKSYLPGLHQIFSEDFEVKLLDKTCSALLFRNSGTAMQLLKEISSESPSLNNFFSEGLKAAGFEVYRKVCRLGLWDSELAEALERVSAEVAASTLSECNSSQIYWNSSLMLDLKEYLEC; translated from the exons ATGgctgccccgcgcgccgccgccgcgtcggcgaAGCAGGTGACGAGGCGGAACTTCGCCGAGGCCGCGCGGGAGCTGGGGGCCCACCTGGAGTCCTGCGACTacgtggccgtggcggcgcagAAGACGGGCGCCCCCACCGGGTGGCGCCGCGCGCTGCCGGTGGACACCGCGGAGACGGCGTACCTCAAGGCGAAGGTCGCCGCGGAGTCCTTCCAGCCTCTCCAGATCGCCGTCTGCCCCTTCCTGCTGCGCAACTCCTCTCCCTCTACCCTCGTCGCTTACCC GTACAATTTTCACATATTTCCTAGAGATGAACTTCAGTTAGGAATGCCTTCATACAGTTTCTACTGTCAATCATCTTATTTATCAACTATGGCTAATGCTGGCTTTGATTTCAATATGTGCATTTATGATG GTATATCTTATCTATCAAGGGTTCAAGAATCTTTTGCAAGGCAAAAGATATGTACTCCTCATGTTCGTCCACTATTGCCATTGCAAAGCACATCAGTTGCTGATTCAGTTTTCAAAAGTAGAATAAAGTCAAGGATAATGCACTGGAGAAAAGGATATGCAGAACCAAACAAAAAGGATGATG GCTCTTTGGTTAGTTCCCTTAGTAGATTAATTTTGGGTGGTGAAACATATGGTTCCAGGCCCAGTATTAGTATTGATGTCTGCAGTGATCACCAAGTTCAACTGGTCTTGGAG GCAGTAAACCATATCTCTGATGACCTTGTACCTCTTGTTGTTCCGGACAAAGTTGGAGCTGCTAGGGCTGTGTGTGTGATATTTACTAGTTCGAAAGAGGATAAGAATCTTTTGCTG ATGGATATCCAGCAATCAGAAGAGGAAAAATTCTGTGGATTTAGAGAAGTTATTGATCTACTATCATCTTCACAAAAGCCAATCGTATCGTACAATTGCTTGAACG ATCTGACAATGATGCACTCCAAATTTGTTGCACCTCTTCCGCCAAACATGCATGAATTTATGTGTTCTTTAAAAATGGTCTTCTCCAGTGTTGTTGATGTCAGCCACTTGTGGAGACAAATTGGCCCATTGAGAAAAGCAAAGAATATACAAGCTGCTCTCAGTTACTTACAAAGACAGTACTTTGTGCCGATGGAGATTAAAATACCAGAGCAAG ATGATACCAGTGGTGTAACGAAAAATGAGCAAAATGTTCTGAGAATAACAAAATTATTTGCTAAGTTAAGCAATTTACTAAAAATAGGTCCTGAGTGCCAATTACAATCTGGCGAGCAGTATGCTGCAGTTGAAGAGTATTGTAATGTCTTTTATCCAAGTTGTATGATTGAAGATTCTGATGATGTTGACTTTGCTGATGAGCCAGACACCGCAAAAGTTGTGAGCACTGAGAACATCGTTTTCTTGTGGGGCTTCAGGGGAAAATCTGTCAAGGAGTTGAAATCTTACCTTCCTGGCTTACATCAGATCTTCTCAGAAGATTTTGAGGTCAAGTTATTGGATAAGACATGTTCAGCTTTACTATTTCGCAATTCTGGTACTGCAATGCAGTTACTAAAAGAAATAAGCTCAGAAAGCCCATCATTAAATAATTTCTTCTCAGAAGGTCTGAAAGCTGCAGGTTTTGAAGTGTACAGAAAGGTTTGCAGGTTAGGACTTTGGGATTCAGAATTAGCTGAGGCCCTGGAGCGTGTTTCGGCTGAAGTAGCTGCTTCAACACTTTCTGAGTGCAATTCCTCTCAGATATACTGGAATAGTTCTTTGATGCTAGATCTGAAGGAATATTTGGAGTGCTAA
- the LOC120712476 gene encoding poly(A)-specific ribonuclease PARN-like isoform X2 has translation MAAPRAAAASAKQVTRRNFAEAARELGAHLESCDYVAVAAQKTGAPTGWRRALPVDTAETAYLKAKVAAESFQPLQIAVCPFLLRNSSPSTLVAYPYNFHIFPRDELQLGMPSYSFYCQSSYLSTMANAGFDFNMCIYDGISYLSRVQESFARQKICTPHVRPLLPLQSTSVADSVFKSRIKSRIMHWRKGYAEPNKKDDGSLVSSLSRLILGGETYGSRPSISIDVCSDHQVQLVLEAVNHISDDLVPLVVPDKVGAARAVCVIFTSSKEDKNLLLMDIQQSEEEKFCGFREVIDLLSSSQKPIVSYNCLNDLTMMHSKFVAPLPPNMHEFMCSLKMVFSSVVDVSHLWRQIGPLRKAKNIQAALSYLQRQYFVPMEIKIPEQDTAKVVSTENIVFLWGFRGKSVKELKSYLPGLHQIFSEDFEVKLLDKTCSALLFRNSGTAMQLLKEISSESPSLNNFFSEGLKAAGFEVYRKVCRLGLWDSELAEALERVSAEVAASTLSECNSSQIYWNSSLMLDLKEYLEC, from the exons ATGgctgccccgcgcgccgccgccgcgtcggcgaAGCAGGTGACGAGGCGGAACTTCGCCGAGGCCGCGCGGGAGCTGGGGGCCCACCTGGAGTCCTGCGACTacgtggccgtggcggcgcagAAGACGGGCGCCCCCACCGGGTGGCGCCGCGCGCTGCCGGTGGACACCGCGGAGACGGCGTACCTCAAGGCGAAGGTCGCCGCGGAGTCCTTCCAGCCTCTCCAGATCGCCGTCTGCCCCTTCCTGCTGCGCAACTCCTCTCCCTCTACCCTCGTCGCTTACCC GTACAATTTTCACATATTTCCTAGAGATGAACTTCAGTTAGGAATGCCTTCATACAGTTTCTACTGTCAATCATCTTATTTATCAACTATGGCTAATGCTGGCTTTGATTTCAATATGTGCATTTATGATG GTATATCTTATCTATCAAGGGTTCAAGAATCTTTTGCAAGGCAAAAGATATGTACTCCTCATGTTCGTCCACTATTGCCATTGCAAAGCACATCAGTTGCTGATTCAGTTTTCAAAAGTAGAATAAAGTCAAGGATAATGCACTGGAGAAAAGGATATGCAGAACCAAACAAAAAGGATGATG GCTCTTTGGTTAGTTCCCTTAGTAGATTAATTTTGGGTGGTGAAACATATGGTTCCAGGCCCAGTATTAGTATTGATGTCTGCAGTGATCACCAAGTTCAACTGGTCTTGGAG GCAGTAAACCATATCTCTGATGACCTTGTACCTCTTGTTGTTCCGGACAAAGTTGGAGCTGCTAGGGCTGTGTGTGTGATATTTACTAGTTCGAAAGAGGATAAGAATCTTTTGCTG ATGGATATCCAGCAATCAGAAGAGGAAAAATTCTGTGGATTTAGAGAAGTTATTGATCTACTATCATCTTCACAAAAGCCAATCGTATCGTACAATTGCTTGAACG ATCTGACAATGATGCACTCCAAATTTGTTGCACCTCTTCCGCCAAACATGCATGAATTTATGTGTTCTTTAAAAATGGTCTTCTCCAGTGTTGTTGATGTCAGCCACTTGTGGAGACAAATTGGCCCATTGAGAAAAGCAAAGAATATACAAGCTGCTCTCAGTTACTTACAAAGACAGTACTTTGTGCCGATGGAGATTAAAATACCAGAGCAAG ACACCGCAAAAGTTGTGAGCACTGAGAACATCGTTTTCTTGTGGGGCTTCAGGGGAAAATCTGTCAAGGAGTTGAAATCTTACCTTCCTGGCTTACATCAGATCTTCTCAGAAGATTTTGAGGTCAAGTTATTGGATAAGACATGTTCAGCTTTACTATTTCGCAATTCTGGTACTGCAATGCAGTTACTAAAAGAAATAAGCTCAGAAAGCCCATCATTAAATAATTTCTTCTCAGAAGGTCTGAAAGCTGCAGGTTTTGAAGTGTACAGAAAGGTTTGCAGGTTAGGACTTTGGGATTCAGAATTAGCTGAGGCCCTGGAGCGTGTTTCGGCTGAAGTAGCTGCTTCAACACTTTCTGAGTGCAATTCCTCTCAGATATACTGGAATAGTTCTTTGATGCTAGATCTGAAGGAATATTTGGAGTGCTAA
- the LOC120712477 gene encoding probable CCR4-associated factor 1 homolog 6, which yields MAALPPAAEGPDAVEIREVWAGNLEEEFAVIRGVIDEYPYVGMDTEFPGFVVQPSGKFACQSDVNYASLAGNVNVLKLIQLGLTLSNEAGELPPFGTGGRGCIWQFNFRGFDQRTDPYSANSVDMLRLSGIDFDRFAAEGVDSTRFAELMMSSGVVLNDNIQWVTFHSGHDFGYVLRLLTGREMPNTLDEFLKLTKIFFPVLYDIKQLMKYCDGLYGGLNKLGELLKVERVGISHQAGSDSLMTLRCFLKVKNLYLKESVKLYDGLLYGLIPGEGVIKHGPPPI from the coding sequence ATGGCTGCCCTTCCGCCCGCCGCAGAGGGCCCCGACGCCGTGGAGATCCGCGAGGTCTgggcggggaacctggaggaggaGTTCGCGGTGATCCGCGGCGTCATCGACGAGTACCCGTACGTCGGCATGGACACGGAGTTCCCGGGCTTCGTGGTGCAGCCGAGCGGCAAGTTCGCCTGCCAGAGCGACGTCAACTACGCCAGCCTCGCGGGCAACGTCAACGTGCTCAAGCTCATCCAGCTTGGCCTCACCCTCTCCAACGAGGCCGGCGAGCTCCCGCCGTTCGGCACGGGGGGCCGGGGCTGCATCTGGCAGTTCAACTTCCGGGGCTTCGACCAGCGCACCGACCCCTACAGCGCCAACTCCGTCGACATGCTCCGCCTCAGCGGGATCGACTTCGACCGCTTCGCGGCTGAGGGGGTCGACTCCACCCGCTTTGCCGAGCTGATGATGTCGTCCGGGGTCGTGCTCAACGACAACATCCAGTGGGTCACGTTCCACAGCGGGCACGACTTCGGCTACGTGCTCAGGCTGCTCACCGGCCGGGAAATGCCCAACACCTTGGATGAGTTCCTGAAGCTCACCAAGATCTTCTTCCCGGTGCTGTACGACATCAAGCAACTCATGAAGTACTGTGATGGCCTATATGGCGGGCTGAACAAACTTGGGGAGCTGCTCAAAGTCGAGCGCGTTGGGATCAGCCACCAGGCCGGTTCAGATTCACTGATGACTCTGCGCTGCTTCTTGAAGGTCAAGAATTTGTACTTGAAGGAATCTGTCAAGCTGTATGATGGTTTGTTGTATGGGCTTATTCCTGGGGAAGGGGTGATCAAACATGGACCTCCGCCCATTTAA